The nucleotide window TGCTACTGAGTTAGATATCCCTCTGGCGGCAAAGTGTCAGGCTTTACAAGAAAAATTGCTGAGTGAGTTAGAGTAGGTTAGCCGCAAAGTTATAATTTTTCCTACTATTATTAATTAAATTCAAGACTGTAAACTACACCAGCTAATCCGGAATGAGCGTGAACTGCTTTACCTTGATATTTCATACCTAGTTTTTGCGCTAAATTGAGGCTGGGAAGATTTTCTTCGCTGGAATAAGCACGAATTTCGGCAATTTCTCCCAAGGCTGACAACGCCTGAAAAAGTGCTGTCATTGCTTCTACTGCGTAGCCTTGACGTCGATACTGAGAATTAATACTGTAATAACATTCATAAATTTTATTTTCGTAAGGCGAAAAACCGCAAGAACCGATATATTTGTCTGATTCTG belongs to Oscillatoria salina IIICB1 and includes:
- a CDS encoding GNAT family N-acetyltransferase → MKLPLPIRTKRLVIRQFLVKDLPAYLEFMLDLDSTKYLAFTDEQKTEQGATDLFNFVTSSYNSDNIVHAYAIALAESDKYIGSCGFSPYENKIYECYYSINSQYRRQGYAVEAMTALFQALSALGEIAEIRAYSSEENLPSLNLAQKLGMKYQGKAVHAHSGLAGVVYSLEFN